In the genome of Microcoleus vaginatus PCC 9802, the window CCGTTGCGGACTTCGCGGTTGATTTTGTGCGATTTGACGGCGAGGACTTTGAAATTGGGTTTGGAGTTGTTGGGGATTAAGGTATTGGAAAGGATGTAAGTTTTTAACTCTTGTGAAACAGGCAAGATTCCAGGCGATGTAGGGGCGGGTTCGCTAACAATAATTGCCTGAAACCAACCATCTCGAAAACCCGCCCCGGCCTGATTACTAGAAGAAACGTTCATAATCATCGTGGTTTCCAATCCAAAACCATGTCACGGTATCTCCTTGTAAAATCCCCACTGCTCGATAGCCGCGCGTGATTCTCGCAGACCAGATATTTTCTTCCTGGTTGATGCACTTGAAGTGCAAAGATCGATGAAAGGGATTTTCCAGCCAGAAACGATAAGCTTTTCTAGCTTGCTCTTTTACTCTACTGTCAAGAGAATTGTATCTTTCCCAAAAGGAAGGAAGGGTGGCAGATTTCATAACTCATTCAGTTTCATTTCCTGTGCCTTTCCTTCAGCAATTTCTTGTTTTGCGCGTTGGGCAGCAGCCACAAGTTGCGGTTGCGTTTTCTTGAAAGATTCGTCCCATTGAAGCTCATCTTTTAAGTCTGCGATATACTCTTTCAAGTATTCCGCTACTTGCTGCTGTAAAGTTTCTGGCAGAGACTGCATCATCTCGATCGCTGTATCAATTTCTTCCCACAGTTCAGAAAGCGGTACAGTGTCTCCTGTCATTGCTTCCTTCCATCCTTGACGAAAACAGTCTTCGGCTGACTTCAGCGGTTCCTCATCAGCAAGAACGATAATGCGAACTCGGCGATCGGCAAATTTGGCTGATTGGGCGAGAATTTCTTCCCACGTTCCCTCTAATTCTAACAATTCTGGTGTCATTTTTTTGATGAAATTGTGACTAAGTTTATTTTAGCGTGTGAAGAAGTGCACTCTAGTACAATGACAGTAGCTTAAGGAATTATGGAGAAGAATTTAGAATCACTTTAATACCTTTTTCCACTCTCTGAATTTCTGTCCATTGCGAATCAATCCAGGCTCTTTCAGCCTGACGTTGTGCAGGTGTTTCTTTCTGATATCTATCTTGCTTTTCCAAAAATTTATTGTAAAATATCATGGCTTGAACCAAAGCTTGACTTCCTACTTTTAATCTGTCATCAAAGATTGAATTGATGAAATTATCGATTGCGGTTGAAACCTGGTTTTTGAAATTTACAACCTCTTCCCAGAAAAGATCACCTAAACGGTATTTGGATAAATTATCCAGATCCGAAATAAGTTCAGACCTCAGTGATTTGGTGTTCTCAGGCAAGTAAACTGTCGGCTGCTCAAATTTATTTGCTATCTCGCTAAAAGTTAAATTCATCTGATGTTTCAACACATCTTTTGTCTGCTTATCTAAATTTTGGAAATACTGGGTAAGCACTTTTAAGTTAATCGTGCTAAGGTCTTGATAAACTAGACCTAGGCTACGCTTAATGATTTGATCAATTTCCATACAAACAAGATTCATAACGATGGGAATATCTTTAATAAAATCATCCTTTTCTTTCCAGCCAATTCCTTTTTTTTGTTTCTTTGCTGCATCAATAAACCACTTTTGTTTAACGCGCACATCAAATATTTTATCCCAATAATCTTGAGATTTATCAATCGCCGAATTTTGACATTGCTCGCCTAGTTCATTAATTCTGACATGACAGCCGCTCAGTTCCCCAAGCTGTTGCCATATTTCCTGTTTTGAAGCTTGGACAATCCCAAGTTTGCAAGTCCAAACGTCTTCAGCATGATCGATATCGTTCCGGCATTTTTGCACAACTTTATCAAGTCTGGTAGCTGATCCAATCAATTCGTCAAAGCCAGGCTGGACTGACTTAATCATGGTTGTAGCAGATTCCTTAATCTCTAAGGATTTATAATCATCCGCCGCGACGAGAGCCGCATATTGGGCGATGTTCTGAAATGCTTTCATGAATTCGTTCATTTAAGTAATTCCACTGTAGACTGACAGAGTTAACCATAATCATATAATATATTATAATGTGTAACATAAATCGCTATTCAGGTAAAAAAATATGGTTTTTGTGTTTCCTCCTCACATACAGGCTGGTATCATCTCCGGCACTTATGAAGTCGTGAAGAATAGTGCAGGAGTATTATTGGGAATAGCTAGAGACAGAGCAACAGGTCGCTTTGTAGGTTCGGCAATTGGTATGGTTGCCGAGCCGTTGTTCGCTATTCCAGATTTTGTATTAGGTGTAGCGCAAATGGTTCAAACAGATCTGGGTTTTAAAGAAACTTACAAAAGACTAGATGTGATTGAGTATGGCTTAAAATCTCTTTCGGCTAATGTGGGCATTCTGTCAGCATCTACTGCCGTCATTGGTGTCGGCGTGGTGGCCATAGCTGCAATGTCAGCCGTCAATCTTCATCAGACTTTGAAAATGAGGGAAGATATTAAGGAATTGAAGCTAACAGTTACACATGGCTTTATTAGTATAGAGGCACTGCTGAGAGACCAAAAAGCAGAAGTTATTGCTGAAATTAAACTGTTAGCTGAAAGCATTAATTTTGAGCAACATCGTTTAATCTTAAGTCAAGCTTATCAGAAATTTGCGATGGCACAGAGACTAATTCAAAGTGCTTTATTAATGGAAGATAAACATACCAGAAATTCTACCTTAACAAGTGCACAACACATTTTAGCTAATGCTTTAGCTGACTATAATAATCCTGAATTATTCAAAGCCACTTGTGCAGTGGGCTATCTTCGTAGAGTTGAATGTGCTTGGGCAATTGAGCAAACAATTTCATTAACTTATCAATTGCTGAACGAGCCTGCGTCTGTAAGTAATTCCCTTTCCCACCTCCAAGAAAGAATACGCCAAGACATTCTCACCGTGATTGAGCGCTGCACAAAAGATGAAATTGATTTTATATTTCCAGAAATCACACGAATTTACAATCAGGATCTAGCAGTTTTAAACTCTTGGCAAAATCAGGTAGATTGGATGCTAAGTTTATCGGCTGATGAGCGTAAACAATTGGCTAGTTTAAATATGGAAACGACACCAGTTTCAAATACTAATCAAGAAGTTGCTATAGTGGCAGAACCAGAAGAAATTGCGCTCTACGAAAACTTGCAGCAAAAATCCCACTTCAAATCACTACGCGATCAATTGCGATTTTTGATAAAACCTAGCTTGCGTCAACAACATGAATCTTATATCAGTCAGAAAGCAACTACCTCTGGCTATAAAGCTTTAGCCCCCTCAAGTTGGCAAGAAGTCAATGATTTAACTGTTGCTAACCTCTACTGGTATTTTCAAGGAATGGAGGGAAGTTCAAAATATGTAGGTTGGGTTAAGGTTCTCGTTACTCAACTCTTCATTTCAAATAAGGCGTTTTGTTAACAACCAAGCTATCCAGAATGCCTTTAAACATTGTTACGACAATTTGGCGATCGTTATCTCTGACAAAAATATCGTAATTGGGACTTGAGTTAATTTCAATTAACCAATATGCTCCGTTTTTATCTAGCGCGATGTCAAACCCAGCATAATTAATCGCCATTTCGGCAAAAACAGGTTTAACAAAATCTTCAATCTCAGACATGAGGTTTGGGTCAATTATATGTTGGGCTTTTGCACCTTCCCAGTGCAGCGGGCTTAAATTGCCCGCAAATTCAGCCTGAGATTTGTCTTTTTCGTATAGCAAAACTAGCTTTTCTTTGCAGAATACAGCCCGATATTCGTGGGCAATTTCGATGTATTCTTGAGCTAGCGCCACATAGTCATAATCTTTACTGTTGACGTTAAATATAATTTCTAGGGCTTCTTTAATTTGCTCTCTAGTTTTACACAAAAAAACATTATTGCCACCAGCACCGCGATTTCTTTTGAGAATCACCGGGAAAGCAAATTTTTTGTTTACTTCTAAAACTATTGATTCAATATCTGGGAAACTCAAATACTTTTTATACTTCTCCTCGCAGTGAGGCGAGACAAAACCGAGAGTTCTGGGAGTATTTATTTTGCCGTTTAATAGTTGATATGTATATTCTTTGTCTTTAAAAATCTCTGCTACTGACGCGCTGTTAAATGGCGTCATGTAATTGACAAAATAATATTCTGCGCCGCTCTGTTTGAGTCTAATCAAGTTTTGGGAAGGATGCAGGATTTCGTAAGGGATATTTAATTCCTCACAAGCTGCCAGCAGGATTTCAATATTGGTTAGCATAAAATGTAACTTAATTAGAAATTAATTTTAAAGATTTGAGATTTGAGAATCGCTTCCAAATCTCAAACCTCAAATTCGTTAGCGCAGCCCTCGAAGAGGATCGCACTTTTATCCAAACAACCGCTGCTGCCCGTTTGCCGCATCTTTCCCGGCATAAATCTCGCGCGTTCCCTTGGGAATGTAAATCCAATCGAATTCTTGCAAGCGGTTTGTCAAATTGGAAATGCTCACTCCCAATTCATCTCTCATTTTGTATAAATGCGACCACTTAGTTAAATCGCGTCCCTGTCTTTTTTCCTCCAAAATACACCGAGGCATCAACAAACAGCTTGCAAAATATTGCGCTTGCCATTCGATCGACAAAACCTTATTATCCGCACTCGCACCCCGGCAAACAAACGGTTCCTCGACATCCTGGGCGGTTTTTCCTTCATCGCCCAAGTTTAATTCCAACTGTTCCACAGTGCCGTCTGCTTCGTCTTGATTGACGTGTAGCACCCAGTGTCCGATTTCGTGGGCGATCGTCGATTCGATGAACCCCGGCGGTTTTTCGAGAATCTGTTCGTTGATTTCGATTAACCGCTGCTGCGGCAAAATCCTCGCCGCGATCGCACCTTCTTCATCCGGCTCAATGCACTCCCAAACTACGCCCAAATCCAGAAAATCAGCAACCGTTGTCGCATCAAAAGGCCATCTCGGAGCAAAATTTTGCGTTTTCTGCATCTGCATCAAGATGTCATTTGCCAAACGCTCGATCGTTTCTTTGGGATAGAAGCAATACGGCTTAAAGATACTCACTATGAGGGGCCTCTCTTACGCTTCAAAAGACTGTTTGAGCCAATCTGGATTTTCTTGCATTCGGCGGAAAAGAGCCTGCATTTCCTTCGGATTCTGCTTCAGCAGCGCTTCGTACTGCTGCGGCAGCCTCCCCGCCAGGAAAATCAATTCCTCTTCGTTTATGTCTAGATTTCGCGCTAATGCTCGGATTACCTCCTCTTTTGGCGCATAATCCGCTCGATCGTTCTCCAACTTCGACAAATAAGTAAAGTCCACACTTAGCATAGCTGCTAGCTCACGTTGTGAGTAAGCTTTGTCCTTGCGAGCTTGACGGATCAGTCTTCCAAATGTTTGTTCCACGGTTTTTCGCCTCCTGACAAGCATTCTAGCCTGTTTTGATGAAAAGTTCAACAAAACACTTGACGGGAAAATCAACCCGCGCTACTATGAGGTTAGTTGACGGTTTAATCAACCCCACGAGCCTGACGGGTAGGGTTAAGGGTGCAAATTAGCCTAGCTCACACGCTACATATAGCGTCGTCAACTTCAGAGGAGTGAGAAGCGCTGGGCGTCAAAACGCTTGTACGCAGCAAATAAGGAGGAGCAGATCGCAAATGCTGAGAACCTGGACAGACACGCATTACAAGCTCGAAGACGATGACTGGCTATACATCGCCACCCACGAAGAACAAAGCTCAGCCTCACT includes:
- a CDS encoding alpha-L-glutamate ligase, whose amino-acid sequence is MLTNIEILLAACEELNIPYEILHPSQNLIRLKQSGAEYYFVNYMTPFNSASVAEIFKDKEYTYQLLNGKINTPRTLGFVSPHCEEKYKKYLSFPDIESIVLEVNKKFAFPVILKRNRGAGGNNVFLCKTREQIKEALEIIFNVNSKDYDYVALAQEYIEIAHEYRAVFCKEKLVLLYEKDKSQAEFAGNLSPLHWEGAKAQHIIDPNLMSEIEDFVKPVFAEMAINYAGFDIALDKNGAYWLIEINSSPNYDIFVRDNDRQIVVTMFKGILDSLVVNKTPYLK
- a CDS encoding XRE family transcriptional regulator, with amino-acid sequence MEQTFGRLIRQARKDKAYSQRELAAMLSVDFTYLSKLENDRADYAPKEEVIRALARNLDINEEELIFLAGRLPQQYEALLKQNPKEMQALFRRMQENPDWLKQSFEA
- a CDS encoding ImmA/IrrE family metallo-endopeptidase, which produces MSIFKPYCFYPKETIERLANDILMQMQKTQNFAPRWPFDATTVADFLDLGVVWECIEPDEEGAIAARILPQQRLIEINEQILEKPPGFIESTIAHEIGHWVLHVNQDEADGTVEQLELNLGDEGKTAQDVEEPFVCRGASADNKVLSIEWQAQYFASCLLMPRCILEEKRQGRDLTKWSHLYKMRDELGVSISNLTNRLQEFDWIYIPKGTREIYAGKDAANGQQRLFG